In Populus trichocarpa isolate Nisqually-1 chromosome 16, P.trichocarpa_v4.1, whole genome shotgun sequence, a genomic segment contains:
- the LOC18110643 gene encoding probable LRR receptor-like serine/threonine-protein kinase At1g53420 isoform X1: MAKLYLKLFLKLVSSLAVLLLLCHFGYVACQPTGFSNSSRLPDGEAKALDELMTTLGWDSTFQQFSRSSCDNYFQGIKCDCTYENSTVCHVTGLELSNRELTGQINATALTSLDFLEKIDLSNNQLYGSIPDVTMGNLPSLYYLDLSTNFFKGSIPSSLVNLSSLQYLRLSRNFLNGSIPSSLGNLSSLKYLNLKYNMLSGQIPKELGNLSNLQLMALGSNELTGQLPPELGRLRSLGYLDLNSNKLSGELPGNYASFTSELERFTVAGNRLTGQIPRFIANWTRLYYLSLSGNDFEGQLPLELLFNMSKLEYLFVSDVRSSAGFPFPKYANMTEIRRLVIRNCSISGEIPPDIGDWSSLKYLDLSFNSLTGGIPDSMEKLNLSKMFLTGNMLSGTVPPWLPHKIEDKADLSYNNFEIPRDGTKKGERKLNIQPNMNYIRDFIKQCRGKPKYDSLYINCGGGETVVDGKVFEADSTTSNYHSAPRKNWAYSCSGDFGSKTYDSSDYIKNEECGVCDSAGTQLYNSSRLCPLSLTYYGFCLFKGYYTVKLYFAETVYQNDEDYSNLGKRVFDVYIQGKRELKDFNIKENATGTNKTWTASFTAYVGDDHLLNIHFFWAGKGSFQVPGFSYRTAALSLNGPLVSGISVTANFKVGTGLSPSQIAGITAGSVFAPLLLLAFMWKMGWLRKSELDEITIEVQGKSFTLKQIIDATRKFSPKMEIGRGRFGIVYKAELPNEIKLAVKKISPHSKQQGKDELQREIFNLKSLHHENLVQLLDGYSNKGLHLLVYDYMHKGSLHRALFEPNSTTKLDWRARFDICLGIARGLKYLHEEKRFKIVHGNIKPSNIMLDNSLTAKLSDFGLATLCDEEDPFMAIKAKGSRVYMAPEYSMGKAITVKADVYSFGVVLLEIVSGKVSADYTPNQEAEFLLDKAGVLHDKGRILELVDKKLASSYNRKQALTVLLLAMKCVNLSPTLRPKMSEVVSVLEGEKRIDEISECDTPSANIGGLCGACSMVLEIEPIS, translated from the exons ATGGCTAAGCTTTATCTAAAGCTCTTTCTTAAGCTTGTTTCCTCTCTTGccgttcttcttcttctttgtcattTTGGCTATGTAGCCTGTCAACCAACAGGTTTCTCTAACAGCAGCCGGTTGCCTGATGGCGAAG CAAAGGCTTTGGATGAATTGATGACCACGTTAGGGTGGGATAGTACTTTTCAACAATTCTCACGCTCGTCTTGTGACAATTATTTTCAAGGCATCAAATGCGATTGCACTTATGAGAACAGCACAGTTTGTCACGTCACCGGCCT AGAACTCTCAAACCGCGAATTAACCGGACAAATCAACGCTACAGCCTTGACTAGTCTCGATTTCCTAGAAAAAAT TGATTTATCCAACAATCAACTTTATGGTAGCATCCCTGACGTCACCATGGGGAACTTGCCTTCACTCTACTATCT TGATCTCTCCACAAACTTCTTCAAAGGCTCCATACCTTCATCCTTGGTGAATTTGTCATCCCTCCAATATCT CCGTCTCTCGAGAAACTTCCTCAATGGTTCCATACCTTCATCTTTGGGGAATTTGTCGTCCCTCAAATATCT GAATTTGAAGTATAATATGTTATCAGGTCAAATCCCTAAAGAATTGGGCAACCTCTCTAATCTCCAATTGAT GGCCTTGGGCTCCAATGAACTCACTGGTCAGCTTCCACCAGAACTTGGAAGATTGAGATCTCTTGGTTATTT AGACTTGAACTCCAACAAATTGAGTGGAGAACTGCCGGGAAATTACGCCAGCTTTACTTCGGAATTGGAGCGGTT TACCGTAGCTGGGAACCGTTTGACCGGTCAAATACCAAGGTTCATTGCGAATTGGACTCGACTCTATTACCT GTCCCTCTCCGGGAATGATTTTGAAGGACAGCTGCCTCTTGAACTTCTTTTTAACATGTCAAAACTCGAATACTT GTTTGTTAGTGATGTAAGAAGCTCGGCCGGTTTCCCTTTCCCAAAATATGCAAATATGACGGAAATAAGACGACT GGTGATAAGGAATTGCTCAATAAGTGGTGAAATCCCCCCTGACATTGGTGATTGGTCATCGTTAAAATACCT AGACTTGAGCTTTAACAGCTTAACTGGTGGAATACCAGATTCCATGGAAAAGCTGAATTTAAGTAAGAT GTTTCTCACAGGAAATATGCTTAGTGGCACAGTACCTCCCTGGCTTCCTCATAAAATTGAGGACAAGGC GGACTTGtcatataataattttgaaattccaCGTGATGGTAcgaagaaaggagaaagaaagctGAACAT TCAACCGAACAT GAATTATATACGTGATTTCATAAAacaatgtcggggaaaaccaaagT ACGATTccttatatataaattgtggAGGAGGAGAGACAGTTGTTGATGGGAAAGTGTTTGAAGCAGACAGTACAACATCAAATTACCATTCAGCTCCAAGAAAAAATTGGGCTTATTCTTGTTCTGGAGACTTCGGATCGAAAACTTACGATTCCAGTGATTACATAAAAAACGAGGAATGTGGAGTTTGTGATTCTGCTGGGACACAGTTATACAACTCAAGTCGCCTCTGCCCTCTTTCTCTGACATATTATGGCTTCTGTTTATTTAAAGGATATTACACTGTGAAGCTTTACTTCGCTGAAACTGTTTACCAAAATGATGAAGATTACTCGAATTTAGGGAAACGTGTTTTTGATGTATATATACAG GGGAAGAGAGAACTAAAAGACTTCAACATAAAAGAAAACGCCACCGGCACCAATAAGACATGGACTGCAAGTTTCACAGCATATGTAGGAGATGATCATCTATTGAATATCCACTTTTTCTGGGCTGGAAAAGGATCTTTTCAGGTGCCAGGTTTTTCCTATAGAACAGCTGCCCTGTCTCTGAATGGACCCCTTGTGTCAGGCATTTCCGTAACTGCAA ACTTCAAAGTTGGCACGGGACTATCTCCTTCACAAATTGCAGGGATTACTGCAGGTTCAGTATTTGCTCCTCTACTTCTGTTGGCTTTCATGTGGAAAATGGGCTGGCTGCGGAAAAGCGAGTTGGATG AAATAACCATTGAGGTCCAAGGAAAATCTTTCACCCTCAAACAAATAATCGATGCTACTCGAAAATTCAGCCCCAAAATGGAGATTGGCAGGGGACGCTTTGGAATAGTATACAAG GCTGAATTGCCGAACGAGATAAAATTAGCAGTGAAGAAGATTTCTCCTCATTCAAAGCAACAAGGAAAAGATGAATTACAAAGGGAAATCTTCAACCTGAAATCTTTGCATCATGAGAATCTTGTTCAATTGTTGGATGGCTATTCAAATAAAGGCCTGCATCTGCTAGTATATGACTATATGCATAAAGGCTCCCTTCACCGTGCGTTGTTTG AACCAAATTCCACGACAAAACTTGATTGGAGAGCTAGATTTGATATCTGTCTGGGAATAGCAAGAGGTTTGAAGTATTTACATGAAGAGAAAAGGTTCAAGATTGTTCATGGAAACATAAAACCTAGTAATATTATGCTTGATAACTCTCTTACGGCCAAGTTGTCTGACTTTGGATTGGCAACGCTTTGTGATGAGGAAGATCCATTTATGGCCATCAAAGCAAAAGGGTCGCG AGTTTACATGGCACCTGAGTATTCAATGGGAAAAGCAATAACTGTTAAAGCTGATGTTTACAGTTTCGGAGTTGTCCTACTCGAAATAGTTAGCGGGAAAGTTAGTGCAGATTACACACCAAATCAAGAAGCTGAGTTTCTTCTTGATAAA GCTGGTGTTTTGCACGATAAGGGAAGAATCCTTGAATTGGTCGACAAGAAATTAGCATCCAGTTACAACAGAAAGCAGGCTCTCACTGTTTTGCTGTTAGCAATGAAGTGTGTTAATCTGTCTCCTACTCTCAGGCCTAAAATGTCCGAAGTCGTCAGTGTACTTGAAGGTGAGAAAAGAATCGATGAAATTTCCGAATGTGATACTCCATCAGCAAATATTGGAGGACTGTGCGGTGCGTGTTCCATGGTGTTGGAAATAGAGCCAATTTCTTAG